The Longimicrobium sp. genomic interval GCTCGGGAGAATCGAGCCAGGGGATGTCACCGCCGCCCACGTCCGTCCGCGGCGTCTCGGGCGCGCCGCCGAACTCGTTGACGAACGGGTCCCAGCTCGCCGCCGACGCCTCCTCGGCAGCCGGGGCCTCGGGCTGAGCGGGCGCGCTTGGATCGTCGAGGGAGATATCGTGGATCCAGCCGGTGCTCTCGCCAATGCCAACGGAGTCCTGTAAAGCGGCAGGCTCCGTTGCGGGGGCGCGGTCCGCGGGCTCCTCGGAGGCGAAGGCGGTCCGGGCGTCCGTCGCATCGCCGCCGACCTCGCCGGCTAGGGCGGAAAGGCGCTCCACCTCGCCGCCGATGCGGCGGGTCTCGGACCCGGCGGCGGCGACCTCGGATTCCAGGCGCTCGCGCTGCGCATCCCAGCTCGCGCCGTCCAGCTCGCCGATCAGGTTCCGCAGCCGCGCCTCCTCCAGCGCCTCGGAAGCCTGGGTGTGGCGCTCCTCGGCCACGCGGAGTTCGGCGCGCATCGACTCCAGGTTGCGCCCGATCTCCTCGCGGTGCTGCCCCAGCTCGCTGGTCACTCGGGCGAGGCGGTCGCCGTAGTCCTGGCGGACGCGCTCGGCCACGCGGCTGGGCGCGCCGTGCGACACCTCGTCCAGCTTCGCGATCCACGTGCGAAGCTGGTCGCGCTGCCGCACCAGGGCGTGGACCGGCGACGGCGCGCCGGCGGAGTTGTGGTCGGTCATGCGGAACCTCTCGGGAAGTTTGACGCGGCCGCCATCAGCCGCGGAACATGTCCAGGACCACACCCACCACCTCGGCGGCCGGCACCGGCTCCACCTGCGAGGTCGCGGGGAAGGCGGGGGGCTGGAAGAGGGAGCGCCCCGTGTTGCGGTCGTACGCGGTCCATCCGCCGTCATCCACCGCCGCAAGGGCCGCCATGGCGGGGTTCATCTTGGCGTCCAGGTCGTCGGCCATGTGCAGGATCATCGCCTCCAGCGTCTGCGGCTCCTTGGGCGACGCCCACTCCAGCCGCCCCTGGTGGCTGGCGATGAGGTGCTGCAGGTGGAGCAGCTTGTCCGGCCGGATGGCGGGGATCGCCTCGGCCTCGCGCGTCACGATCTGCAGGCCGATGAGGATGTGACCCAGGAGCTGCCCCTCGTCCGTGTACGAAAAGGTGCGCCGCGCCGCCAGCTCGCGCACCTTGCCGATGTCGTGGAGGATGGCTCCCGTCACCAGCAGGTCGCGGTCCAGCCGCGCGCCCTGGTTGAGGTAGTGCGAGCACATCCGGTCGCACGCCTTGGCCACGGAGATCGAGTGCTCCAGCAGGCCGCCCAGGTACGCGTGGTGGTTCTTCTTGGCCGCCGGATGGATGCGGAACTGCTTCCCCAGCGCCGTTCCCTTCCCCACGCAGCGCGTGAGGAGCGTGCGCAGCGCGGGGTCGCCCACGGAGTTGACCAGGAGGTCCAGCTCGCGCGCCATCTCGCCGCGATCGCGGGGACTGCACGGGATGAAGAACTCCAGGTCGTCCTCCACCACCTCCAGCGTCTCCGCCCAGGTGACGGTGAGCTGGAGCCGGTCGTTGTAAGTGCTCGTCTTGCCGCGCACGCCGATCACGTCGTCCGCGTCGAAGGCGCGGTCCAGGCGGTCGGCGTCGTCCCACACCTTGGCTTCGATGGTCCCCGTGCGGTCGCCCAGGACCAGGTGCAGGTAGGGCTTGGCGCTCTTGGTCTCCTTGCGCTGCTTCTCGTGAACCAGGTAGCACGCCGTCACGTCGCGCCCGTCCGCCAGGTCGCGCACCAGCGGCCAGGGGAAGGCGCCGCCGCAGAAGCCGCGCGGGTCCACGCGCACGGCCGAAGCGCGGGGGAAGGCGATGCTCATCACGCGCTCCACACGGTTGCGCCGCCCACGACGGTCCGCACCGCGCGGCAGCGGACGACGCGGCCCGCGAAGGGGGTGTTGCGGCTCATCGACAGGAAGCTCTTGGGATTCACCGTCCACTCCACGCGCGGGTCGAAGATCGTCACGTCCGCCGGGCTCCCCTCGCGCAGCGTGCCGCCGGGCAGGGAGAGGGCGCGCGCTGGCTGGCAGCTCATCCGCTCCACCAGCGTCGCCAGGTCGATCAGCCCCGTCTCCACCAGCTCGGTGTACGCGAGCCCCAGCGCCGTCTCCAGCCCCACGATGCCGTTGGGAGCGTCCTCGAAGGCCTGCTCCTTTTCGTCGTAGTGGTGGGGCGCGTGGTCGGTGGCGATCACGTCCAGGGTGCCGTCGCGCACGCCCTGGCGAACGGCGTCGCGGTCTGCCTCGGAGCGGAGCGGCGGGTTCATCTTTGCGTTGGTGCGGTACGAATCGACCGCCTCGTCCGTCAGCGTGAAGTGGTGCGGCGACCCCTCGGCCGTCACGCGCACGCCGCGCTCCTTGGCCGCCCGGATCAGCTCCACCCCGCCGCGCGTGGCGACGTGCTGGATGTGCAGGCGCCCGCCCGTGAGCTCGGCCAGCATCAGGTCGCGCGCGATCATCACGTCCTCGGAGGCGTTGGGGATTCCCGTGAGCCCCAGCCGCGTGGCGATGATCCCCTCGTTCATCGACCCGCCGCGCGAGAGCGTCAGCTCCTCGGCATGCACCGCGACGGTGAGGTCGAAGGTCTGCGCGTACTCCAGCGCCATCCGCATCATCCCGGCGCTGCTCACCGGGCGCCCGTCGTCGGTCACGCACACCGCTCCCGCCCCGATCAGCTCGCCGAACTCCGTGAGCTGCTCGCCCGCCTGCCCCATCGTGATGCACCCGCTGGGGTACACGCGCGCGCCATCCGCGCGCAGCCCCGCCGCGCGCACGAAGCCGACCGCGGCCGGCGAGTCGATCGGCGGATCGGTGTTGGGCATGGCGACCACGGCGGTGAAGCCGCCCGCCGCCGCCGCGCGCGCCCCGCTGCGGATCGTCTCCTTGTGCTCCTGCCCCGGCTCGCGCAGGTGCACGTGGACGTCGATCAGCCCCGGCGCCACGACGAGCCCGGAGGCATCGACCGTCTCGGCGCCCTCGGGTGCATCGATCCCCTCCCCCACCCGCGCCACCCGGCCATCGGCCAGCAGCACGTCCAGCACCGCGTCCATCCCCTGCGACGGGTCCACCACGCGCCCGCCGCGAATCAGCATTGCCGTCACGCCTCGCCTCCCGTCTTCGCCGCCTCGGCCCGCTCCGGCGCGCCGCCGGCCAGCAGGTAGAGGACGGCCATGCGCACGGCCACGCCGTTGGTCACCTGCTGAAGGATCACCGACTGCGGCCCGTCCGCCACGTCGCTGTCGATCTCCACGCCGCGGTTCATGGGGCCGGGGTGCAGGATGAGGATCTCGCGCGGGGCACGCTCCACCCGCTCGCGCGTGACGCCGAACACGCGGTTGTACTCGCGCAGGCTGGGGATGAAGCCGCCCTTCATCCGCTCCAGCTGCAGCCGCAGCACGTTGAGGACGTCGGCCCACTCGATCGCCTCCTCGATGCGCCGGAAGACGGTGACGCCCAGCGTCTGCACCTCGGCGGGGAGGAGCGTCAGGGGGCCGCAGACGCCCACCTCGGCGCCCATCTTCCGCAGGCCGTGGATGTTGGAGCGGGCCACGCGCGAGTGCAGCACGTCGCCGCAGATGCACACCCGCAGGCCCTCCAGCGGACCGCGGTGGTCGCGGATGGTGAGGAGGTCCAGCAGTCCCTGGGTGGGATGCTCGTGCTTCCCGTCGCCGGCGTTGACCACGTTGGACTTGATCCGCTCCGCCAGGAACTTCGCCGAGCCGCTGGCGCCGTGGCGGATCACGACCATGTCTATGTTCATCGCCTCCAGGTTGCGCGCCGTGTCCACCAGCGTCTCGCCCTTGGCCACCGACGAGCCGGTGCTGGAGATGTTCACCGTGTCGGCCGAGAGGCGCTTCTGCGCGAACTCGAAGGAGATGCGCGTGCGGGTGGAGTTCTCGAAGAAGGCGTTGACGATGGTCTTGCCGCGCAGCACCGGCACCTTTTTGATGGGCCGGTTGCTGATCTCCTTGAACGCCTCCGCGGTGTCGAGGATGGCGGTGATCTGCTCGCGGCTCAGCTCTTCCAGCCCCAGCAGGTCCTTGCCGAGGTACGGAGCGTGGGCGTGCGCCATCAGGCCTCCACCAGCTCTACGCCCAGGCTCCCGTCGATCTCCGGCACCAGCACCTCCACGCGCCCGCCCTCCGGCACCTCGGCCGTGAACCCCACCACGTCCGGCTGGATGGGGAGCTCGCGCCCGCCGCGGTCCACCAGCACCGCCAGCAGCGTCCTCCGCGGCCTTCCGAAGTCCGCCAGCTCGTCCAGCGCCGCCCTCACCGTGCGCCCGGTGTACAGCACGTCGTCCACGATGGCCACGATGCGCCCGTCGATCCCCAGCGTCGGCAGCCGCGTCGGCCCCACGACCGGGCGCGGGCCGATGCTCATCAGGTCGTCGCGGTAGAGGGTGATGTCCAGCGTCCCGGTCGCGACCGTCGCGCCGGTCGCGCGGATCTCGGCGGCCATGCGCTCGGCGAGCTGCACCCCGCGCCGGTGGATGCCCACGAGGATCAGCGTTTCGGCCCCGCCCGCGAGCTGCACCACCTCGCGCGCCATCCGCGACAGCGCCCGCTCCGTGGCGTGCGTGTCCATCAGGCTGCGCCGCTGCGGTTCGGTCATGGGCTGGTTCGGGAGTGCCGGAAAGGCGTGCGGAAGCGCCGTGAAGATACCGCGCAGAGAGGAGGGGTGTCAACGCGGAGAAAAAGCCTCACACAGAGGCCGCAGAGAGAACTACAAGACGCAGAGAACCCTTCCTTCCGTTCTTTCCGTACCCTCTGTGTCTCTGTGTAAGCCCGCTGTCCTACTGGCGGCGCCGGGCCCTGAAGAACGCTCGCAGCACGTCCCCGGCTTCCTGCGCGAGGACGCCGGCGGTGAGCTGCACGCGATGGTTGAGGCGGGGGTACTGCACGAGGTTCTCGAGCGAGCCGCACATCCCCGCCTTGGGATCGGGCGCGGCGTAGACGAGGCGCGGGATGCGGGCGAGGACGATGGCGCCCGAGCACATGGCGCAGGGCTCCAGCGTGACGTACAGCGTGCAGTCGAGGAGGCGCCAGTGCCCCGTCGCCTGCGCCGCGCGGCGGATGGCGACCATCTCGGCATGGGCGCTGGGGTCCTGGTCGGTGTGCGTGAGGTTGTGGCCGCGCGCCACCAGTTCGCCGCCGCGCACGATCACCGCGCCCACCGGCACCTCCCCCAGCGCCTCCGCCGCCGCGGCCTCCTCCAGCGCGATGCGCATCCAGCGTTCGTCGTCGGGCGTGTCCGTCATCGGCAGGCAGTGCGTTGGGCAAGTGGCGGAGCAGGGTCGGACGGGCAGCCACGCCGGGCTGCCCCTACGAACATATTCGTGTGGGCGGCCGGCGGAGCAGCATTGGGCACGGGCGCGATAAATCGCGCCCCTACAGGTCTGTGCCGTCTCGCCAGCGAGGAACGAGCGGGGGTGAGGGCCCCCCGCAACGCCACGACCCCGGCAACCATGGGTCGCCGGGGTCGCGGGTCCGAAACGCGCGGAGCGCGGCGTCCTCAGGTGGCGATCGCGGCGGTCTGCTCCTGGGTGAAGCGGCGGACCAGGCCCGTCACGCGCCCCAGCACCTCGAAGTCGTCGTAGTCGTGCACCAGGATCGGCGCGTAGTCCGTGTTGGCGGCTTCGAGGACCACCTGGCCGTCGCGGGCGAAGTAGCGCTTCACCGTGGACTCGCCGCCCAGCCGCGCCGCCACGATCTCGCCGTCCCTGATCTCCGACGGGTCCACCGGCTCCACCAGCACCATGTCGCCGTGGAGGATGCCCATCCCCTCCATGCTGTCGCCCTTGATCTCCAGCCCGAAGGCGTCGGCCGAGGCGACCAGCTTGCGGTCGATCTCCATGCGCTCGCTGACGTCCTCGCGCATCAGCGCCGGCTTTCCCGCGGCGATCTTGCCGTAGAAGGGCACCGAAATGACGCCCGGGGCCAGGTTCATCCCCAGGATCTTGACGCCGCGCGAGCGCGATGCGTCGCGCTCGATGTGGCCCTTGTCGGCCAGCGCCTGGAGGTGCTCGGAGACGGTCTTGGTGGACTTGATGGAGAACCGCTTGCCGATCTCGCGGATGCTCGGCTGGTACGTGTTGTCCTTGAGGTAGTCCACGAGATAGTTCAGGATGCGGCGCTCGATCTTGTTCAGCGGCTCAGGCATGGGGTGCCTCCGGGGACTGGGTCGGGGTCGTCCCTGAATGGGAACCGCCGGGCGGGCGCCGGGGTGGCGCGTGCTGGATGCAATGGAACGGGGCGACGTTCACGCGGCCGCCCCTCGTCCCTCACTCCTGCCCTGGCGTGCAGCCCCGGCGCGTAATGCGCGCCACACCGCTTGGCTGCTCAGGGCGCAACATAGGCGCGGTAGCAGTGCAAGTCAACATTTGTGTACTGAGCCCCGTTCACGCCATCCGCTCCCGCGCGGCATCGATCCGGGCCAGCGTGCGCTCGCGTCCCAGGAGCACGCCCACCTGGTCGATCCCCGGGCTGGCGGCGCTCCCCGTGAGCGCGATCCGCAGCGGCTGCGCCACCTTTCCGAACCCCACTCCCGCCGTCACCGCCGCGCCGCGCAGGGCGGCCTCGATGTCGGCCGGCTCCCACGCGTCCACCCCCGCCAGCGCGTCGCGGACGACCGCCAGGCGGGCGGAGGTCTCGGGGTCCTTCCAGTGCTTGGCGGTTGCCTCGGCATCGTACTCCAGCTCGTCTGCCAGGTAGACGCGCGCCTGCTGCGGGATCTCCAGCGCGGAGCGCGACCTCACCTTGAGGAGGTCGATCAGGTGGATGACGTAGTCTCGCCGCTCCTCCACCTCGTCCGCCGTCATCAGCCCCGCCTCCACAAGCAGCGGGCCGACGATGGGGAGGAGCTCCGCGGCGGGCTTCTTTGCCAGATACTGGCCGTTCATCCATTGGAGCTTCTCCATGTCGAACACGGCGCTCTTCTTGTTGATCCGCTCGACTGAAAAGAGCTCCGTCATCTCGTTCACCGTCATCAGCTCGCGATCGTCGCCCGGGTTCCACCCGAGGAGCGCGAGGAAGTTGACGAGCGTCTCCGGGAGGATGCCGAGCTTGGCGTAGTCGCCCACCGCGGTGGCGCCGTGGCGCTTGCTGAGCTTTCGGCCGTCCGCGCCCAGGATCATCGGCAGGTGCGCGAACTCCGGCACCGCCGCGCCGAGCGCGCGGTACAGCAGGATCTGCTTGGGCGTGTTGGCGACGTGGTCCTCGCCGCGCACCACGTGCGTGATGCGCATGTCGATGTCGTCCGAAACCACGGCCATGTTGTAGATGGGCGTGCCGTCGGTGCGCAGGATGATGAAGTCCTCGATGCTCTCGTTGTCGAAGCGGATGGCGCCGTACACCTGGTCCGTCCACTCGGTGGCGCCCTCGGGCACGCGGAAGCGCACGGTGAAGGGCGTCCCCGTGTCCGCGCGCGCGTCGCTCTCCGCGCGGGGGATCGCGCGGCACTTGCGGTCGTAGCGGTACTCCACGCCCGCGGCCTGGCGCTTGGCGTCCAGCTCCTCGGGCGTGCAGAAGCAGCGGTACGCGCTGTCCTCGGCCAGCAGGCGCTGCGCCTCGGCCGTGTGGCGCGGGAGGCCCTCGCTCTGGAAGTACGGGCCCTCGTTCCAGGTGAGCCCCAGCCAGGTCATCCCCTCCAGGATCGTCTCCGTGGATGCGTCGGTGCTCCGCTCGCGGTCCGTGTCTTCGATGCGCAGCACGAACACGCCCCCGCTCTGCCGCGCCATCAGCCAGTTGAAGAGCGCGGTGCGGGCCCCGCCGACGTGAAGGTAGCCGGTGGGGCTGGGAGCGAATCGTACGCGGATCGGGTCTGCCATCCTGTGTTTTCCTCGATTGAACGTGTGTGCCACAATTGCGGTGAAACTTACGCCCGCGCTGTACCGCGGCAAGTCGGACTCGCCACCCCCAACTTCCTGAACGGAGCGCCACGCAATCACCTGCCCCCACGACGCCGCATGTGCGCGTAGTGAAGGAGACGGGCTCCGCCGCCGGCACCGTCCTGCCCCATGTTCGGTATCTCGTATGTAGCGACCTACGCATTCGACGTTCACCGAACGCAGCTCCCGCCAATGCAAGCCTGCCACGTCTACATCCTCGCCAATCAAGAGCGCATGCTGTACATCGGCGTCACACGCGACCTCGCGCGCCGCATCAACCAGCATCGAACGAAGGCATTCCCGCGGAGCTACACCGCTGAGCGTGGCATCGATCGTCTGGTATACGTCGAAGCTTACTCGGAGCTCCGTGCAGCCCGTGCGCGCGAGCGGCAGCTGAAGGGCTGGAAGCGGATCAAAAAGGTGGAGTTGGTCAGTGCGGCCAATCCGGCGTGGCGGGATCTGGCCGAGACTTTCGGCTTGGTCGACCGCCAGGGTTAGGATGGCAGGTGCGGGAGACCTGCGAACCCATGCATGGAGTACGGAACATTGGATGGGACAGAGTGCGCGGCAGAGCCCGTTTCCTTCACTCCGCGCACAAGCTAGGGCGCGGGGCAGGCGGTGGCGCGGCGCTCCGTTCAGGAAGTGTTTCGTTCCATGCTCAAGAAGCCGCACCTGCCAGGAACAACGGAGGCACAGGGAGAATCTCCCCCGTGCCTCCGCGTTTTATCGGGCGCTGGTGTTCAGGCGGTCACTGCTCCGTCTCCCCGCCCTGCTGCACGCTGCGCTGGTCGAGCTGCTCCGCCGTGGCCACCTCGCCCTCGAAGGGGTGGATGTCGGACCGCGGCGCGCACGGCGCCGGCACGTCCACGTTGCTCTCGCCGCACGGGGCGCACGTCTCCTGGCAGCGCCACGCCATGTCCGTCAGCTCCTTGCAGGGCGGCGGCGGGGCGTTGGAGCAGCGCACGAGATCGTCGCAGTTGCACTGGCTGCGCATGGGCGGCGCGGGCGGGCAGAGCTGGAAGCCGCCGCCGCAGATGCTGGCGAGCTGGCGCAGCACCAGGCACCCCACCACCTGGCCCAGCTTCAGCCCGGCCTCGTGGTCGCTGCGCCAGTGGATCCCCGCCCACAGCCGCCCCATGCCGATGTTGTCGGCCATGTTGCGCAACTCGTCGCCGATCGTGGTGGCCGGCCCTCCCACGGTGAGCACCGGGGGCGTGGGATCGTTGCCGAAGAAGTACGCCAGGACGGTGCTGGCCGCGCCGGCGTACGTGCTGTGCCCCGAGGGGTAGGCGGGGTGGCGCGGCGTGCCCGGGCTGAACCCCGGCACCGGCGCGCAGGGGCGCGCATCCGGGCAGGTGATGTACATGGGGTTCAGCTCGTCCGGCCGGTCGAAGAGCACGTCCAGCTTCAGCCCCATGTCCTGCGCGTACTCGATGGGGCGCGGACGGCGCGAGGTGAAGTGCAGCGGGCTCAGCCACTTGTAGTACCACGCCGCCTGCAGCGCGCTGGCGATGGCCACATCCAGCGCCGCCCAGATGAGCGCCTGCCGCGGGGGCGACCACGACCGCGTGGTGATGAGGTAGTTGAGGGCGTGCCGGTGGAAGATTCCCGGCGTCTCCGACTCCACCGCGCGAGCCATCCCGCGCCCCGTGCGGATCACCTGCTGGCCGGGGAGCCGGTTGACCTGCACGGCCCCCAGGGCGGGCGGCATCAGGTTGAACAGGCGGCTGATGGGCGCACGGCACCCGAACGCCTTCGGAAGCTCCTTGATCGGCTCGCACGGCCACGCGGTGAGCGCCGGACACCCGCCCGTGGCGGATTCCAGGCTGCACGGCTCGTCGCGCAGCTGCCAGAGCTGCACCAGCTCCTCGAACTCCTTCTTGATCTCGTCCTGCCCCTCCGGCGTGCAGACGTCCGGGTAGGGGGGGAAGTACCCCGGGTTGCTGGGGTCGTCCGTCACCGAGATCAGCTCCTTGATGGAGATCACGCGGAGCTGGGGGCAGTGGTTCCAGAAGCTGGCTTCCGGCTCCACCTGGGGTCCCGTGAGCGCGTACTCAGGTACGTGGCACGGGTAGGGACTTTGAACGCATGTCATCCTGCTATCCTCCGCTGTAAGTGGACGCGGTCAACAACTTCAGACCGTAAATACGTGTCTCGCAATCTTCGGTCCTTGTTCGGTATTTGTTCGTGCTGTGGACGCAACGAGTACGGTGTGCGCGACGCGGCGAGTTGTATCCGCCTTCCCGGTGCCGTATTCTACCCGCGATCATGGTAGGATACGGCATCCGCGATACTGGAAACGTGACCACGAAACCGAGCGAGCCGCGCCCCGCCGCGGACGAGAATACGCCGTCGCACGACTTCATCCGCGCCATCGTCGCCGAGGACCTGCGCAACGGGCGCTACAGCGAGATCGTCACGCGCTTCCCGCCGGAGCCAAACGGGTACCTGCACATTGGGCACGCGAAGGCGATCCTGCTGAGCTACGGGATCGCAAAGGAGACGGGCGGGCGCTTCAACCTGCGCTTCGACGACACCAATCCCGAGACGGAGGACGTCAGCTACGTCGAGTCGATCATCGACACGGTGCGCTGGCTGGGCGCGGACTTCGGCGACAGGATCTACTACGCGGCGGACTACTTCGAGGAGATGTACCGCTTCGCCGAGTTCCTGATCGCGCAGGGGCTCGCGTACGTGGACAGCTCCACGGAGGAGGAGATCCGCGAGGCGCGCGGCACGGTGACGGAGCCGGGCTTCCCCACGCGCTTCCGCGACCGCACGCCCCAGGAGAGCCTGGACCTCTTCCGCCGCATGCGCGCGGGCGAGTTCCCGGACGGCTCGCACGTGCTGCGCGCGAAGATCGACCTGGCGTCGAAGAACATGCTGCTGCGCGACCCCCTGCTCTACCGCGTCCGCCACGCGCACCACTACCGCACGGGCGACGCGTGGTGCATCTACCCGCTCTACGACTACGCGCACCCCATCGAAGACGCCATCGAAGGGATCACGCACTCGCTGTGCACGCTGGAGTTCGACAACAACCGGGCGGTCTACGACTGGACGGTGGACCACTGGCAGGACTTCGTGCGCTCCGAGGGCGGGGCGCCGGCGCGGCCGCACCAGTACGAGTTCGCGCGCGGCGAGCTGGAGTACACCATCACCAGCAAGCGCAAGTCGCTGGAGCTGGTGAAGGGCGGGTACGTGAGCGGCTGGGACGATCCGCGCAT includes:
- a CDS encoding HD domain-containing protein, with the translated sequence MSIAFPRASAVRVDPRGFCGGAFPWPLVRDLADGRDVTACYLVHEKQRKETKSAKPYLHLVLGDRTGTIEAKVWDDADRLDRAFDADDVIGVRGKTSTYNDRLQLTVTWAETLEVVEDDLEFFIPCSPRDRGEMARELDLLVNSVGDPALRTLLTRCVGKGTALGKQFRIHPAAKKNHHAYLGGLLEHSISVAKACDRMCSHYLNQGARLDRDLLVTGAILHDIGKVRELAARRTFSYTDEGQLLGHILIGLQIVTREAEAIPAIRPDKLLHLQHLIASHQGRLEWASPKEPQTLEAMILHMADDLDAKMNPAMAALAAVDDGGWTAYDRNTGRSLFQPPAFPATSQVEPVPAAEVVGVVLDMFRG
- a CDS encoding dihydroorotase, whose translation is MLIRGGRVVDPSQGMDAVLDVLLADGRVARVGEGIDAPEGAETVDASGLVVAPGLIDVHVHLREPGQEHKETIRSGARAAAAGGFTAVVAMPNTDPPIDSPAAVGFVRAAGLRADGARVYPSGCITMGQAGEQLTEFGELIGAGAVCVTDDGRPVSSAGMMRMALEYAQTFDLTVAVHAEELTLSRGGSMNEGIIATRLGLTGIPNASEDVMIARDLMLAELTGGRLHIQHVATRGGVELIRAAKERGVRVTAEGSPHHFTLTDEAVDSYRTNAKMNPPLRSEADRDAVRQGVRDGTLDVIATDHAPHHYDEKEQAFEDAPNGIVGLETALGLAYTELVETGLIDLATLVERMSCQPARALSLPGGTLREGSPADVTIFDPRVEWTVNPKSFLSMSRNTPFAGRVVRCRAVRTVVGGATVWSA
- a CDS encoding aspartate carbamoyltransferase catalytic subunit — its product is MAHAHAPYLGKDLLGLEELSREQITAILDTAEAFKEISNRPIKKVPVLRGKTIVNAFFENSTRTRISFEFAQKRLSADTVNISSTGSSVAKGETLVDTARNLEAMNIDMVVIRHGASGSAKFLAERIKSNVVNAGDGKHEHPTQGLLDLLTIRDHRGPLEGLRVCICGDVLHSRVARSNIHGLRKMGAEVGVCGPLTLLPAEVQTLGVTVFRRIEEAIEWADVLNVLRLQLERMKGGFIPSLREYNRVFGVTRERVERAPREILILHPGPMNRGVEIDSDVADGPQSVILQQVTNGVAVRMAVLYLLAGGAPERAEAAKTGGEA
- the pyrR gene encoding bifunctional pyr operon transcriptional regulator/uracil phosphoribosyltransferase PyrR codes for the protein MTEPQRRSLMDTHATERALSRMAREVVQLAGGAETLILVGIHRRGVQLAERMAAEIRATGATVATGTLDITLYRDDLMSIGPRPVVGPTRLPTLGIDGRIVAIVDDVLYTGRTVRAALDELADFGRPRRTLLAVLVDRGGRELPIQPDVVGFTAEVPEGGRVEVLVPEIDGSLGVELVEA
- the tadA gene encoding tRNA adenosine(34) deaminase TadA; its protein translation is MTDTPDDERWMRIALEEAAAAEALGEVPVGAVIVRGGELVARGHNLTHTDQDPSAHAEMVAIRRAAQATGHWRLLDCTLYVTLEPCAMCSGAIVLARIPRLVYAAPDPKAGMCGSLENLVQYPRLNHRVQLTAGVLAQEAGDVLRAFFRARRRQ
- the lexA gene encoding transcriptional repressor LexA, giving the protein MPEPLNKIERRILNYLVDYLKDNTYQPSIREIGKRFSIKSTKTVSEHLQALADKGHIERDASRSRGVKILGMNLAPGVISVPFYGKIAAGKPALMREDVSERMEIDRKLVASADAFGLEIKGDSMEGMGILHGDMVLVEPVDPSEIRDGEIVAARLGGESTVKRYFARDGQVVLEAANTDYAPILVHDYDDFEVLGRVTGLVRRFTQEQTAAIAT
- the gltX gene encoding glutamate--tRNA ligase translates to MADPIRVRFAPSPTGYLHVGGARTALFNWLMARQSGGVFVLRIEDTDRERSTDASTETILEGMTWLGLTWNEGPYFQSEGLPRHTAEAQRLLAEDSAYRCFCTPEELDAKRQAAGVEYRYDRKCRAIPRAESDARADTGTPFTVRFRVPEGATEWTDQVYGAIRFDNESIEDFIILRTDGTPIYNMAVVSDDIDMRITHVVRGEDHVANTPKQILLYRALGAAVPEFAHLPMILGADGRKLSKRHGATAVGDYAKLGILPETLVNFLALLGWNPGDDRELMTVNEMTELFSVERINKKSAVFDMEKLQWMNGQYLAKKPAAELLPIVGPLLVEAGLMTADEVEERRDYVIHLIDLLKVRSRSALEIPQQARVYLADELEYDAEATAKHWKDPETSARLAVVRDALAGVDAWEPADIEAALRGAAVTAGVGFGKVAQPLRIALTGSAASPGIDQVGVLLGRERTLARIDAARERMA
- a CDS encoding GIY-YIG nuclease family protein, whose translation is MQACHVYILANQERMLYIGVTRDLARRINQHRTKAFPRSYTAERGIDRLVYVEAYSELRAARARERQLKGWKRIKKVELVSAANPAWRDLAETFGLVDRQG
- a CDS encoding vanadium-dependent haloperoxidase; the protein is MEPEASFWNHCPQLRVISIKELISVTDDPSNPGYFPPYPDVCTPEGQDEIKKEFEELVQLWQLRDEPCSLESATGGCPALTAWPCEPIKELPKAFGCRAPISRLFNLMPPALGAVQVNRLPGQQVIRTGRGMARAVESETPGIFHRHALNYLITTRSWSPPRQALIWAALDVAIASALQAAWYYKWLSPLHFTSRRPRPIEYAQDMGLKLDVLFDRPDELNPMYITCPDARPCAPVPGFSPGTPRHPAYPSGHSTYAGAASTVLAYFFGNDPTPPVLTVGGPATTIGDELRNMADNIGMGRLWAGIHWRSDHEAGLKLGQVVGCLVLRQLASICGGGFQLCPPAPPMRSQCNCDDLVRCSNAPPPPCKELTDMAWRCQETCAPCGESNVDVPAPCAPRSDIHPFEGEVATAEQLDQRSVQQGGETEQ